The following proteins come from a genomic window of Nostoc sp. ATCC 53789:
- the tal gene encoding transaldolase, whose translation MSTNHLLEIKQYGQSIWMDNLTRDIIQSGELKDLVENQGISGITSNPAIFEKAIAGNVIYDADIEAGVRANLPIDKIYESLVFADIRNACDILRPVYEASNRLDGYVSIEVPPTIAHDTEATISEARRYFQEIGRENLMIKIPGTEPGLPAVEQVIAEGMNVNITLLFSVESYVNTVWAYIRGLEKRLAEGKDISRIASVASFFLSRIDSNIDAKIDAKLKKGVDDIAVEAKLKAVKGKVAIANAKLAYQEYKKIIRSERWQELVAKGATVQRLLWASTSTKDPNYNDVMYIEELVGPDTVNTVPPATIKACADHCNVSDRLETDVNNAYTLIENLKDPDINIDLDTVMDELLVEGIDKFIQPFQSLMNSLEDKIKVLSPV comes from the coding sequence ATGTCTACCAATCATCTACTAGAAATTAAGCAATACGGTCAAAGTATCTGGATGGATAATTTGACCCGTGACATTATTCAATCAGGTGAACTCAAAGACCTGGTTGAAAATCAAGGTATATCTGGGATTACTTCTAACCCAGCTATCTTTGAAAAAGCGATCGCAGGTAACGTCATTTATGATGCCGATATAGAAGCCGGAGTTCGTGCCAACTTACCGATAGACAAAATTTACGAATCCCTCGTTTTTGCAGATATCCGTAACGCTTGTGATATTTTACGCCCTGTTTATGAAGCCTCGAATAGACTAGATGGTTATGTGAGTATCGAAGTACCGCCAACCATCGCCCATGATACGGAAGCCACAATAAGCGAAGCTCGGCGCTATTTCCAAGAAATTGGTCGGGAAAATCTGATGATTAAAATTCCCGGTACAGAACCTGGTTTGCCAGCAGTAGAGCAAGTAATAGCCGAGGGGATGAATGTCAATATTACGCTGTTGTTTTCAGTAGAAAGCTACGTAAATACAGTTTGGGCCTATATTCGTGGCTTAGAAAAACGGCTGGCTGAAGGTAAAGACATCAGTAGAATTGCTTCAGTCGCTAGCTTCTTCCTCAGCCGGATCGATAGCAACATTGATGCCAAAATAGATGCTAAGTTGAAAAAAGGCGTTGATGATATTGCCGTGGAAGCAAAGCTAAAAGCTGTGAAAGGAAAAGTAGCGATCGCAAACGCCAAGCTAGCTTACCAAGAATACAAGAAAATCATTAGAAGTGAGCGTTGGCAAGAGTTGGTAGCAAAAGGGGCCACAGTACAACGGCTACTTTGGGCTAGTACCAGCACCAAAGATCCCAACTACAACGACGTGATGTATATCGAAGAGTTGGTAGGCCCTGATACCGTTAACACCGTCCCACCAGCGACCATTAAAGCTTGTGCCGATCATTGTAACGTGAGCGATCGCTTAGAAACAGACGTAAATAATGCTTACACGCTGATCGAAAACCTCAAAGATCCCGACATCAACATCGATCTCGATACCGTAATGGATGAACTGTTAGTTGAAGGTATTGACAAGTTCATCCAGCCCTTCCAGTCCTTGATGAACTCTTTAGAAGACAAGATCAAGGTATTGTCACCAGTGTAG
- the fbp gene encoding class 1 fructose-bisphosphatase, with amino-acid sequence MAKTPESLESSINEITDRALDRDCTTLSRHVLQQLQSFSPDAQDLSALMNRIALAGKLVARRMSRAGLMEGVLGFTGEVNVQGESVKKMDVYANDVFISVFKQSGLVCRLASEEMENPYYIPENCPIGRYTLLYDPIDGSSNTDNNLSLGSIFAIRQQEGNDSDGKATDLLTNGRKQLAAGYILYGPCTMLVYTIGTGVHSFVLDPSLGEFILTEENIRIPNHGSVYSVNEGNFWQWEESIREYIRYVHRTEGYSARYSGAMVSDIHRILVQGGVFLYPGTIQNPEGKLRLLYETAPLAFLIEQAGGRATTGLVNILDVVPKKLHQRTPLIIGSKEDVAKVESFIQNGH; translated from the coding sequence ATGGCTAAAACGCCAGAATCCTTAGAATCGTCTATCAATGAAATTACAGATAGAGCTCTAGATCGTGATTGTACAACCTTATCGCGTCACGTCCTCCAGCAACTTCAAAGTTTTTCGCCAGATGCACAAGATTTAAGTGCGCTGATGAATCGCATCGCCTTAGCAGGTAAACTGGTTGCTCGCCGCATGAGTCGCGCTGGTTTAATGGAAGGCGTTCTCGGTTTTACCGGGGAAGTTAATGTCCAAGGAGAATCCGTCAAAAAGATGGATGTCTACGCCAATGATGTATTTATCTCAGTGTTTAAGCAAAGCGGCTTAGTCTGTCGCCTCGCTTCTGAGGAAATGGAAAATCCCTACTACATCCCCGAAAATTGCCCCATTGGTCGCTATACCCTGTTATATGACCCAATTGATGGCTCATCCAACACTGATAATAATCTCAGCTTGGGTTCCATTTTCGCCATTCGCCAACAAGAAGGAAATGATAGCGATGGTAAGGCAACCGATCTCCTCACCAACGGCCGGAAGCAACTTGCTGCCGGATACATCCTGTATGGGCCATGCACGATGCTGGTTTATACTATAGGTACTGGCGTTCATTCCTTTGTTCTCGATCCCAGCTTAGGAGAATTTATTCTCACAGAAGAGAATATTCGGATTCCTAATCACGGTTCCGTTTACAGCGTGAATGAGGGTAACTTCTGGCAGTGGGAAGAATCGATTCGAGAATATATCCGGTACGTTCATCGCACAGAAGGCTACAGCGCTCGTTATAGCGGCGCAATGGTAAGCGACATCCACAGAATTCTGGTTCAAGGCGGTGTGTTCCTCTACCCAGGCACAATTCAAAACCCAGAAGGGAAATTGCGCTTGCTTTATGAAACTGCTCCTCTCGCCTTTTTGATTGAGCAAGCAGGCGGTCGTGCTACGACAGGATTGGTAAACATCTTGGATGTAGTGCCAAAAAAACTGCATCAGCGCACACCTTTAATTATTGGCAGCAAAGAAGATGTCGCAAAGGTAGAGTCTTTTATTCAAAACGGACACTAG